The Maniola jurtina chromosome 1, ilManJurt1.1, whole genome shotgun sequence genome has a window encoding:
- the LOC123874623 gene encoding putative leucine-rich repeat-containing protein DDB_G0290503 isoform X1, giving the protein MSFITKRERVFNEYDLFDLPARNEGKLKAYASCTDARAWSHFCSDKSEHLVEIIKRNNETVRPKYIPTDVIVNMLMTAKNAEIGRLKRKIEEFEQMLSAYDQLDLTCEQKCDIANAHAAIKAANKELDDMCLDLDLSGFTEGIDSEAFETGKSRGDELSRYGTVETGKSGGGEMKTQGEEWTFDKEKESTPRKETKSIQAGPPCTCDASTSAYDTQVDEMQETIISKDAKLSAMQNTIAVMEHDVCEPYCIYAHIYTALEKIFGTLCQNGKYKQYLDLLTAGKDTRGIDIKGKILFKMKVLEKFSLALIAPCSQEFSRASKDCSCMRAEVVTTFALTSAESQKPSLDSKRAQLVADIMDSQEMKEMLSKESLCLKIEDEQFDDCCGVDNYSIDIANLNRLKNLQANYDELLTCYDNLKHERDCLYLRCQNMADLEHECECLKNNLREYNQLWTEKEYYRKRSEDLDTLKENFFILSEETSNIETKLKAEQEINKNKSQTIDQLRNENIKLEKKIGDTSLQFEKQKNDLICKLKEYECKIMCQDQQIKSLSDQIDKLLEQDRNIIPPNEDTLQSVQLINEIESQKEQIKNLKDDLCSSEEEKEYLQEEFEKKLELINELKCDVEDWKSRYEEALKSYNYLQLQVDELQDKNSVMSQELESKTNAIDNLNGLLCSKSREISKLMEEVDHKKDENIGLIKQMQLSRESFDKNIDSLMNEKRIAMNSIIMAKQESIEMFKHLKVNDDTNQVDQMTKINNGNSRKYLMEEKTNEIIDNDILLMEIELLNEANYENINILQHENVQLKQSFDLAKKESLILEEKLINHENLLEKFETLKKSHENLLNEKETLQVKLNRSKYELDNLLQDFQLTKSKSESLLNQSEDIKEKYAKLNNIYQEVLKERNILHNLLSAKDLEMKDLIQSLHFLKSENECFNLKVQEISKLEKAVTELQNKCHKLLSEKNTLQNEFDIKIREINDLHNNLENKIEENQRLQNQIKTHQSRELTVSSSITALENENHNMQLNLDVVRIENINLLDKVKHYENLENEYKELQQSYKKIKLVNENLQNDLVNLEKLHNQHNEYLKNLEEALVHSQEENISTTHSANNFYADLKKEVEKLKEERLTKHIEMKTLMEKLDETECIITNLNEDILARDKRISILENHINELQVEITANQNNLIEVVKSGEQLKELSYEKLNQSVKKLEAHQSRATHNMKLELAKLQNEKESLEDQLSTTKSFTEETLREKNQYIIIINQLQRERELIISDIRQLETSCIGDSNLVLNNCSTNEVLTSLNRIGKYINSKNTSLEKTYLSVQASYQLLKSKADEAKNIAEKEQRKIINEKEQTRKERVEIEKQLENLKAKMKEEKVNFEKVIEDLEGEMLNQKLIFDSIKNSKEDQLLKLIEENELLRGQCDSYDVEIKELEQKLQNAFEQKSKNVEMLENTKKELEKQENLVTVLQTQIEDLINKPTQQNAVQTIVFVTTKDNECQTDMPHHKFNVENSMLSDDNKYKDVEIVKMNVDKRPTANNSNETESHKNYKISDIYPIAPPVNEVQILTANVEPTIDFVRNIYLKYKLKRLSPGKLEQHSIASLQETIFANGNAQGLSPSDDLISKAHSPRSSDSRNLNIQLSQNKDSIIDIYNTQISTNSTKITDDINAIYTDMSNKEGISLMTDLENNNQDYDNTNTSQTKDGNFNDSYQATEKDLFVIYKDSDSIFDGREIPTKWKDTNSRQRTREGKSRHSNVEGNINIEENTSDDRDDDSMKPKLKINLPRVVNDSPSFMTNSDDDKKSLDSYSNATYASPQQIYSKTHKDPNHLKNLNSVPVTFGNQIKQIFPEKMTKHEYFDNNHSEHSVPSDTAKIEKPVKKKIVFSHDSNHKLSHVGATVEVLQNTISDSVDDPSEDFNVKSNYGLQYILNTVQNEINPNNIKNLNIIKSVHKSPSDDQFSNVGRSSQSTQLSPLKVSSIEYGTESTYSPLPTNSVERGTLVKMDDVDDYESKIQKLTKALENNEKYYKQKIEAVKAQYDYNVQSIVNEHNHGVKSIQNLHEERLHDINTIHENEVENLRAMSIEAMRKAEKLQVENRCLKSKLSNDALINLNEEPIKIPSTDSKKRKCRCRVNSRKLTKTNVEAFNVKPRQRSHGPCTCSLDMSISDTIRSIFEQVDVDQRRMAEQSYLKYIANKILDGNVEILDAQELSFLHLKVCRTWKTRLNKDEAMQMKIDTLETEVINKHRQQQKHMAEIDRKVAEELRRLQEVREAVCFSPHEWRDSSTASPLPSAIGAVEKNVGNCNTSCDIAVRERRSAGDLTPGLTGAVTTSWKRKRAKLETSRAVLAKLDGCEGHRDKGLVNDEAPTRLKRAQDRHISRTNKK; this is encoded by the exons ATGTCATTTATAACGAAAAGGGAGCGTGTATTCAATGAATACGACCTGTTCGATCTACCAGCGAGGAATGAAGGCAAGTTGAAGGCGTACGCATCATGCACAGACGCGAGAGCTTGGTCCCACTTTTGTTCAGATAAATCCGAACACTTGGTGGAAATCATTAAGAGAAACAATGAAACCGTTCGACCCAAGTATATACCAACTGATGTGATCGTCAATATGCTGATGACTGCAAAAAATGCCGAAATCGGACGCCTAAAACGGAAGATTGAAGAATTTGAGCAAATGCTCTCCGCTTATGACCAGTTGGATCTCACTTGTGAACAAAAATGTGACATCGCAAACGcg CATGCGGCAATAAAAGCAGCGAATAAAGAATTAGATGATATG TGTTTGGATCTGGACCTGTCTGGATTTACAGAG GGCATAGATTCAGAAGCTTTTGAG ACAGGAAAATCCAGAGGCGATGAG CTCAGCAGATATGGTACAGTAGAG ACAGGAAAGTCCGGTGGAGGAGAAATGAAGACCCAAGGCGAAGAG TGGACTTTTGATAAAGAAAAAGAGTCAACGCCGAGGAAGGAAACAAAAAGTATTCAAGCTGGGCCACCTTGCACTTGCGACGCAAGCACTT CTGCATATGATACTCAAGTCGATGAAATGCAAGAAACAATCATTAGTAAAGATGCCAAACTGAGTGCCATGCAAAATACTATCGCT gtAATGGAGCATGATGTTTGTGAACCTTATTGTATTTACGCTCATATTTATACCGCATTAGAAAAAATTTTTGGAACTTTATGTCAGAACGGGAAAtacaaacaatatttagatttatta ACTGCTGGGAAAGATACTAGAGGCATTGATATTAAAGggaaaatactttttaaaatgAAAGTATTAGAAAAGTTTAGCCTTGCTTTAATAGCTCCTTGCTCGCAAGAATTTAGTCGGGCGTCAAAGGATTGTTCATGCATGCGCGCTGAAGTTGTAACAACTTTTGCGTTAACATCTGCAGAAAGTCAAAAACCGAGCTTAGACAGTAAAAGAGCCCAGCTTGTTGCTGATATTATGGACAGTCAAGAAATGAAAGAAATGCTCAGTAAAGAAAGTTTGTGTCTTAAAATTGAAGATGAGCAATTTGATGATTGTTGCGGTGTTGATAATTACAGTATAGATATTGCAAATCTCAATCGTTTGAAGAATTTACAAGCCAATTACGACGAACTATTAACATGTTATGATAATTTGAAACATGAAAGAGACTGTCTATATTTACGATGTCAAAATATGGCTGATTTAGAACATGAATGTGAAtgcctaaaaaataatttaagagaaTACAATCAATTATGGACAGAAAAAGAGTATTATCGGAAACGCTCTGAAGACCTAGAtacattaaaagaaaatttcttTATATTATCAGAAGAAACATCAAATATTGAAACAAAACTTAAAGCTGAacaggaaataaataaaaataaatctcaaaCCATTGACCAattaagaaatgaaaatataaaactagAGAAAAAAATAGGAGATACTTCTTTACagtttgaaaaacaaaaaaatgatttaatttgCAAATTAAAAGAGTACGAGTGCAAAATAATGTGTCAAGATCAACAAATTAAGAGTTTATCTGATCAAATAGATAAACTACTCGAACAAGATAGAAACATA ATACCGCCCAACGAAGATACATTACAGTCAGtgcaattaattaatgaaatcGAATCCCAAAAagaacaaatcaaaaacttaaagGATGATCTATGCTCTAGCGAAGAAGAAAAAGAGTATCTCCAAGAGGAATTTGAAAAGAAACTTGAACTTATAAATGAACTCAAATGTGATGTTGAAGActggaaaa GTAGATATGAGGAAGCTCTAAAGagttataattatttacaattgcAAGTAGATGAACTACAGGACAAAAATTCAGTAATGAGTCAAGAATtggaaagcaaaacaaatgcaaTAGATAATTTAAATGGTCTCTTATGCAGTAAGTCCCGTGAAATAAGTAAGTTAATGGAGGAAGTCGACCATAAAAAAGATGAAAATATTGGTCTTATTAAACAAATGCAACTAAGTCGTGAAAGTTTCGATAAAAACATAGATTCACTTATGAATGAAAAAAGAATTGCCATGAATTCCATTATTATGGCTAAACAAGAAAGTATAGAAATGTTCAAACATCTAAAAGTTAATGACGATACAAATCAAGTAGATCAAATGACAAAAATCAATAATGGTAACAGTAGAAAATATCTTATGGAAGAAAAAACGAATGAAATAATTGATAACGATATCTTATTAATGGAAATTGAGTTACTAAATGAAGCAAATTATGAAAACATAAATATTCTTCAGCATGAAAATGTGCAATTGAAACAATCATTTGATTTGGCTAAGAAGGAGAGTTTAATATTAgaagaaaaattaattaatcatgaAAATTTACTAGAAAAATTCgagacattaaaaaaatctcatGAAAATCTATTAAATGAAAAGGAAACTCTTCAAGTTAAATTAAATCGCAGTAAATATGAGCTTGATAATTTACTCCAAGACTTCCAATtaacaaaatcaaagagtgaaAGCTTACTGAATCAATCTGAAGACATCAAAGAAAAATACGCtaagttaaataatatatatcaaGAAGTGCTGAAAGAgagaaatattttacataatttactATCGGCCAAAGATTTAGAAATGAAAGATTTGATTCAGTCTTTACACTTCCTCAAATCCGAAAATGAATGTTTTAACTTAAAAGTGCAAGAAATCTCAAAACTGGAAAAAGCTGTAACtgaattacaaaataaatgtcacaaattattatcagaaaaaaatacattacaaaatgaatttgatattaaaattcgAGAAATAAATGACTTACACAACAatctagaaaataaaatagaggagaatcaacggttacaaaatcaaataaaaactcATCAATCTCGGGAATTGACAGTCAGTAGCAGTATTACTGCTTTAGAAAATGAGAATCATAACATGCAATTAAATTTAGATGTAGTAAGAATAGAAAACATTAATCTGCTTGATAAAGTGAAACACTATGAAAACCTAGAAAACGAATACAAAGAACTACAACaatcatataaaaaaattaaattggtaAACGAAAATCTTCAAAATGACTTAGTCAATTTGGAAAAATTACATAATCAACataatgaatatttaaaaaacttagaaGAAGCTCTTGTGCATTCTCAAGAAGAG AACATATCCACAACACACTCTGCTAATAATTTTTATGCGGATTTGAAAAAAGAAGTAGAAAAATTGAAAGAAGAGAGGCTCACTAAGCATATAGAGATGAAAACTTTAATGGAAAAACTGGATGAAACG GAATGCATTATAACTAATCTTAATGAAGATATTCTTGCTCGAGACAAGAGAATATCAATTTTAGAAAATCACATTAATGAATTACAAGTGGAAATAACTGCCAACCAAAATAATTTGATTGAGGTTGTAAAATCTGGCGAACAATTAAAAGAACTTAGTTATGAAAAACTTAACCAATCTGTTAAAAAACTCGAAGCACATC AATCTCGTGCAACACATAATATGAAATTAGAACTtgcaaaattacaaaatgaaaaagaaagtCTTGAAGATCAACTTTCTACCACAAAATCATTCACAGAGGAAACACTAAGAGAGAAAAatcagtatattataataatcaacCAACTTCAACGTGAAAGAGAATTAATTATTTCTGACATACGGCAGCTAGAAACTAGTTGTATTGGAGATAGTAATCTTGTGCTAAATAATTGTTCAACTAACGAAGTGCTAACTTCATTAAATCGGAttggtaaatatataaatagtaaaaacaCTTCCTTAGAAAAAACATATCTCAGTGTACAGGCTTCTTATCAGTTGCTCAAATCTAAAGCAGATGAAGCTAAAAATATAGCTGAAAAAGAACAGCGAAAAATCATAAATGAAAAAGAACAGACTAGAAAAGAAAGAGTAGAAATAGAAAAACAACTAGAGAATTTGAAGGctaaaatgaaagaggaaaaagttaattttgaaaaagttaTAGAAGATTTAGAAGGTGAAATGCTAAACCAAAAGTTAATATTCGACAgcataaaaaattcaaaagaagatCAATTACTGAAACTAATAGAAGAAAATGAACTGCTTCGAGGTCAATGCGATAGCTACGATGTAGAAATAAAGGAATTAGAGCAAAAACTTCAAAATGCATTCgaacaaaaatctaaaaatgtaGAGATgttagaaaatactaaaaaagAATTAGAAAAACAAGAGAATTTAGTCACAGTACTTCAAACACAGATAgaagatttaataaataaaccaaCCCAGCAGAATGCAGTTCAAACTATTGTATTTGTAACTACAAAAGATAATGAGTGTCAAACAGACATGCCCCACCATAAATTTAATGTGGAAAACTCAATGTTAAGTGACGATAATAAGTATAAAGATGTTGAAATTGTAAAAATGAATGTCGATAAACGTCCTACAGCTAACAATTCAAATGAAACCGAGTCACACAAAAATTATAAGATTTCAGATATCTATCCAATAGCTCCGCCAGTTAATGAAGTTCAAATACTTACAGCAAATGTTGAACCTACGATAGATTTTGTtagaaacatttatttaaaatataaattaaagagATTAAGTCCAGGAAAACTGGAGCAACATTCCATAGCCAGTCTACAAGAGACAATATTTGCAAATGGTAATGCTCAGGGTTTATCTCCAAGTGATGATTTGATTAGTAAGGCTCACAGTCCTAGAAGTTCAGACTCGAgaaatttaaatattcaattgaGTCAAAATAAAGACAGTATTATTGACATTTATAATACTCAAATTTCCACTAATTCAACTAAAATAACTGATGATATAAATGCTATTTATACAGATATGAGCAACAAAGAAGGTATAAGTCTTATGAcagatttagaaaataataatcaagATTATGATAACACGAATACTAGTCAAACAAAAGATGGTAATTTTAATGACTCATATCAGGCAACAgaaaaagatttatttgttatttataaagACAGTGACAGTATTTTTGATGGAAGAGAAATACCTACAAAATGGAAAGATACGAATAGTAGACAAAGAACAAGGGAAGGGAAATCTAGACATTCAAATGTAGAAGGAAACATAAACATTGAAGAAAATACTAGTGATGACAGAGATGATGACAGTATGAAACCAAAGCTTAAAATAAATCTGCCTAGAGTTGTAAACGATAGTCCTTCTTTTATGACTAATTCTGACGATGATAAAAAATCTTTAGATTCGTACTCAAATGCTACATACGCCTCGCCTCAACAGATTTATTCAAAGACTCATAAAGATccaaatcatttaaaaaatttaaattctgtACCCGTTACTTTTGGAAATcaaattaaacaaatttttcCAGAGAAAATGACTAAACAcgaatattttgataataatcattCTGAACATAGTGTTCCATCTGATACAGCAAAAATTGAGAAACCTGTGAAAAAGAAAATAGTTTTTTCTCATGATTCAAACCACAAATTATCTCATGTGGGAGCTACAGTTGAAGTTTTACAAAATACCATAAGTGATAGCGTGGACGACCCTTCAGAGGATTTTAATGTTAAAAGTAACTATGGATTACAGTACATTTTAAATACTGTGCAAAATGAAATTAatccaaataatatcaaaaacttGAATATAATTAAGTCAGTACATAAAAGTCCCAGTGATGATCAATTTAGTAATGTAGGTAGGTCAAGTCAATCAACACAATTAAGTCCATTAAAAGTATCGTCAATTGAATATGGAACAGAATCAACATATAGTCCACTGCCTACTAATTCGGTAGAACGTGGCACGTTGGTGAAAATGGATGACGTAGACGATTATGAAAGTAAAATTCAAAAACTTACTAAGGCAttagaaaataatgaaaaatactacaaacaaaaaatagAGGCTGTAAAAGCGCAATACGATTACAACGTCCAAAGTATAGTCAACGAACATAACCACGGAGTCAAAAGTATACAAAATCTCCATGAAGAAAGGCTGCACGATATTAACACAATCCATGAGAATGAAGTAGAAAACCTGAGGGCTATGAGTATTGAAGCAATGCGAAAAGCAGAAAAGCTTCAAGTGGAAAATCGCTGTCTGAAATCTAAGCTTAGCAATGATGCCCTAATAAACCTGAACGAA GAGCCAATAAAAATTCCTTCTACTGattcaaagaaaagaaaatgcCGATGTCGCGTGAATAGTAGAAAATTAACCAAAACGAATGTGGAAGCTTTTAATGTGAAACCGAGACAACGATCTCACGGACCCTGCACTTGCTCTCTAGACATGAGTATTTCAGACACGATACGTAGCATTTTTGAGCAGGTTGATGTTGACCAAAGAAGAATGGCGGAACAGTCCTATCTCAAGTATATCGCTAACAAGATTTTAGATGGCAATGTTGAG ATATTGGATGCACAAGAACTatcttttttacatctcaaagTGTGTCGAACATGGAAAACAAGACTAAACAAAGACGAGGCTATGCAAATGAAAATTGACACCCTGGAAACTGAAGTGATCAACAAACACCGACAACAACAAAAACACA TGGCTGAAATAGATCGCAAGGTAGCCGAAGAATTGCGCCGGCTGCAAGAAGTCCGCGAAGCTGTGTGCTTTTCACCGCATGAGTGGCGCGACAGCAGCACCGCCTCGCCTCTACCTTCAGCTATTG